A genome region from Macaca nemestrina isolate mMacNem1 chromosome 20, mMacNem.hap1, whole genome shotgun sequence includes the following:
- the LOC105495301 gene encoding coiled-coil domain-containing protein 97 isoform X1: MSLACVGRKLVCGARPAVDKSERIRMEAVATAAAAKEPDKGCTEPGPGHWGELSRTPVPSKPQDKVEAAEATPVALDSDTSGAENAAVSAMLHAVAASRLPVCSQQQGEPDLTEREKVAILAQLYHEKPLVFLERFRTGLREEHLACFGHVRGDHRADFYCAEVARQGTARPRTLRTRLRNRRYAALRELIQGGEYFSDEQMRFRAPLLYEQYIGQYLTQEELSARTPTHQPPKPGSPGRPACPLSNLLLQSYEERELQQRLLQQQEEEEACLEEEEEEEDSDEEDQRSGKDSEAWVPDSEERLILREEFTSRMHQRFLDGKDGDFDYSSTPGLRHVSHLLWKRTQKSDVSVKDWFCHLSTVDDNPDFDNLDIVARDEEERYFDEEEPEDAPSPELDGD; encoded by the exons GCTGCACAGAGCCTGGACCTGGGCACTGGGGTGAGCTGAGCCGGACACCAGTCCCATCTAAACCCCAGGACAAAGTGGAAGCAGCTGAGGCAACACCAGTGGCCCTGGACAGTGACACCTCCGGTGCTGAAAATGCAGCAGTGAGTGCCATGCTGCACGCTGTAGCCGCCAGCCGCCTGCCTGTTTGCAGCCAGCAGCAGGGTGAACCTGATCTGACAGAGCGTGAGAAAGTGGCCATCCTGGCCCAGCTGTACCATGAGAAGCCACTGGTGTTCCTGGAGCGCTTCCGCACAGGCCTCCGTGAGGAGCACCTGGCCTGCTTTGGCCACGTGCGTGGCGACCACCGTGCAGATTTCTACTGTGCTGAGGTGGCCCGGCAGGGCACTGCCCGGCCCCGCACCCTGCGTACCCGCCTGCGTAACCGGCGCTATGCTGCCCTGCGAGAGCTGATCCAAG GGGGCGAGTACTTCAGTGATGAGCAGATGCGTTTCCGGGCCCCCCTGCTATACGAGCAGTACATCGGACAGTACCTCACCCAGGAGGAGCTCAGTGCCCGCACCCCAACCCACCAGCCCCCTAAGCCCGGGTCCCCCGGGAGACCTGCCTGCCCACTCTCCAACTTGCTGCTTCAGTCCTATGAGGAGCGGGAGCTTCAGCAGCGTCTGCTCCaacagcaggaggaggaggaggcctgcttggaggaagaagaggaggaggaggacagtgatgaggaag ACCAGAGGTCAGGCAAGGACTCGGAGGCCTGGGTCCCCGACTCGGAGGAGAGGCTGATCCTGCGAGAGGAGTTCACCAGCCGCATGCACCAGCGCTTCCTAGATGGCAAGGATGGGGACTTTGACTACAG TAGCACCCCAGGGCTGAGACATGTGAGCCACCTGCTTTGGAAAAGGACCCAGAAGAGTGATGTGTCAGTCAAAGATTGGTTTTGTCATTTAAG CACAGTAGACGACAACCCCGACTTTGACAACCTGGACATTGTGGCACGGGATGAGGAGGAGAGGTACTTCGATGAGGAAGAACCTGAGGACGCGCCCAGCCCAGAGCTGGATGGGGACTGA
- the LOC105495301 gene encoding coiled-coil domain-containing protein 97 isoform X2, with the protein MSLACVGRKLVCGARPAVDKSERIRMEAVATAAAAKEPDKGCTEPGPGHWGELSRTPVPSKPQDKVEAAEATPVALDSDTSGAENAAVSAMLHAVAASRLPVCSQQQGEPDLTEREKVAILAQLYHEKPLVFLERFRTGLREEHLACFGHVRGDHRADFYCAEVARQGTARPRTLRTRLRNRRYAALRELIQGGEYFSDEQMRFRAPLLYEQYIGQYLTQEELSARTPTHQPPKPGSPGRPACPLSNLLLQSYEERELQQRLLQQQEEEEACLEEEEEEEDSDEEDQRSGKDSEAWVPDSEERLILREEFTSRMHQRFLDGKDGDFDYSTPGLRHVSHLLWKRTQKSDVSVKDWFCHLSTVDDNPDFDNLDIVARDEEERYFDEEEPEDAPSPELDGD; encoded by the exons GCTGCACAGAGCCTGGACCTGGGCACTGGGGTGAGCTGAGCCGGACACCAGTCCCATCTAAACCCCAGGACAAAGTGGAAGCAGCTGAGGCAACACCAGTGGCCCTGGACAGTGACACCTCCGGTGCTGAAAATGCAGCAGTGAGTGCCATGCTGCACGCTGTAGCCGCCAGCCGCCTGCCTGTTTGCAGCCAGCAGCAGGGTGAACCTGATCTGACAGAGCGTGAGAAAGTGGCCATCCTGGCCCAGCTGTACCATGAGAAGCCACTGGTGTTCCTGGAGCGCTTCCGCACAGGCCTCCGTGAGGAGCACCTGGCCTGCTTTGGCCACGTGCGTGGCGACCACCGTGCAGATTTCTACTGTGCTGAGGTGGCCCGGCAGGGCACTGCCCGGCCCCGCACCCTGCGTACCCGCCTGCGTAACCGGCGCTATGCTGCCCTGCGAGAGCTGATCCAAG GGGGCGAGTACTTCAGTGATGAGCAGATGCGTTTCCGGGCCCCCCTGCTATACGAGCAGTACATCGGACAGTACCTCACCCAGGAGGAGCTCAGTGCCCGCACCCCAACCCACCAGCCCCCTAAGCCCGGGTCCCCCGGGAGACCTGCCTGCCCACTCTCCAACTTGCTGCTTCAGTCCTATGAGGAGCGGGAGCTTCAGCAGCGTCTGCTCCaacagcaggaggaggaggaggcctgcttggaggaagaagaggaggaggaggacagtgatgaggaag ACCAGAGGTCAGGCAAGGACTCGGAGGCCTGGGTCCCCGACTCGGAGGAGAGGCTGATCCTGCGAGAGGAGTTCACCAGCCGCATGCACCAGCGCTTCCTAGATGGCAAGGATGGGGACTTTGACTACAG CACCCCAGGGCTGAGACATGTGAGCCACCTGCTTTGGAAAAGGACCCAGAAGAGTGATGTGTCAGTCAAAGATTGGTTTTGTCATTTAAG CACAGTAGACGACAACCCCGACTTTGACAACCTGGACATTGTGGCACGGGATGAGGAGGAGAGGTACTTCGATGAGGAAGAACCTGAGGACGCGCCCAGCCCAGAGCTGGATGGGGACTGA
- the LOC105495301 gene encoding coiled-coil domain-containing protein 97 isoform X5 gives MLHAVAASRLPVCSQQQGEPDLTEREKVAILAQLYHEKPLVFLERFRTGLREEHLACFGHVRGDHRADFYCAEVARQGTARPRTLRTRLRNRRYAALRELIQGGEYFSDEQMRFRAPLLYEQYIGQYLTQEELSARTPTHQPPKPGSPGRPACPLSNLLLQSYEERELQQRLLQQQEEEEACLEEEEEEEDSDEEDQRSGKDSEAWVPDSEERLILREEFTSRMHQRFLDGKDGDFDYSSTPGLRHVSHLLWKRTQKSDVSVKDWFCHLSTVDDNPDFDNLDIVARDEEERYFDEEEPEDAPSPELDGD, from the exons ATGCTGCACGCTGTAGCCGCCAGCCGCCTGCCTGTTTGCAGCCAGCAGCAGGGTGAACCTGATCTGACAGAGCGTGAGAAAGTGGCCATCCTGGCCCAGCTGTACCATGAGAAGCCACTGGTGTTCCTGGAGCGCTTCCGCACAGGCCTCCGTGAGGAGCACCTGGCCTGCTTTGGCCACGTGCGTGGCGACCACCGTGCAGATTTCTACTGTGCTGAGGTGGCCCGGCAGGGCACTGCCCGGCCCCGCACCCTGCGTACCCGCCTGCGTAACCGGCGCTATGCTGCCCTGCGAGAGCTGATCCAAG GGGGCGAGTACTTCAGTGATGAGCAGATGCGTTTCCGGGCCCCCCTGCTATACGAGCAGTACATCGGACAGTACCTCACCCAGGAGGAGCTCAGTGCCCGCACCCCAACCCACCAGCCCCCTAAGCCCGGGTCCCCCGGGAGACCTGCCTGCCCACTCTCCAACTTGCTGCTTCAGTCCTATGAGGAGCGGGAGCTTCAGCAGCGTCTGCTCCaacagcaggaggaggaggaggcctgcttggaggaagaagaggaggaggaggacagtgatgaggaag ACCAGAGGTCAGGCAAGGACTCGGAGGCCTGGGTCCCCGACTCGGAGGAGAGGCTGATCCTGCGAGAGGAGTTCACCAGCCGCATGCACCAGCGCTTCCTAGATGGCAAGGATGGGGACTTTGACTACAG TAGCACCCCAGGGCTGAGACATGTGAGCCACCTGCTTTGGAAAAGGACCCAGAAGAGTGATGTGTCAGTCAAAGATTGGTTTTGTCATTTAAG CACAGTAGACGACAACCCCGACTTTGACAACCTGGACATTGTGGCACGGGATGAGGAGGAGAGGTACTTCGATGAGGAAGAACCTGAGGACGCGCCCAGCCCAGAGCTGGATGGGGACTGA